A genome region from Brienomyrus brachyistius isolate T26 chromosome 23, BBRACH_0.4, whole genome shotgun sequence includes the following:
- the fam49al gene encoding CYFIP-related Rac1 interactor A isoform X2, with protein sequence MGNLIKVLGKDLENCPHFFLDFENAQPTEAETAVWNQVSAVLEEAHGILAELQSYNGAGQEIREAIQNPSDLQLQEKAWNAVCPLVAKLKRFYEFSLRLENALRSLLEALTSPPYAPMQHLEREQALAKQFAEILHFTLSFDELKMTNPAIQNDFSYYRRTISRNRLNNQQLDAENEVNNEMANRMSLFYAEATPMLKTLSNATTKFVSENKTLPIEDTTDCLSTMACVCRVMLETPEYRCRFTNTDTMLFCMRVMVGVIILYDHVHPVGAFAKTSKIDMKGCIKVLKEQDSNSVEGLLNALKYTTRHLNDDSTSKQIRAMLQ encoded by the exons ATGGGGAATCTCATTAAGGTCCTTGGGAAGGATTTAGAAAACTGTCCGCATTTTTTCCTGGACTTTGAAA ATGCCCAACCCACAGAGGCAGAGACGGCAGTGTGGAACCAGGTCAGTGCCGTGCTGGAGGAGGCCCACGGCATCCTGGCGGAGCTGCAATCCTATAACGGAGCGGGCCAGGAGATACGAGAG GCCATTCAGAACCCAAGTGACCTACAGCTGCAGGAGAAGGCCTGGAATGCAgtgtgccccctggtggccaagCTGAAGCGCTTCTATGAATTCTCCCTCAGACTGG AGAACGCGCTGCGCAGCCTGCTGGAGGCGCTGACGAGCCCGCCGTACGCCCCCATGCAGCACCTGGAGCGAGAGCAGGCGCTGGCCAAGCAGTTCGCTGAGATCCTTCACTTCACGCTCAGCTTCGACGAGCTGAAG ATGACCAACCCAGCCATCCAAAATGATTTCAGCTATTACAGGAGGACCATCAGCAGGAACAGGTTAAATAACCAGCAG CTGGATGCCGAAAACGAGGTGAACAATGAGATGGCCAATCGGATGTCACTGTTCTATGCAGAGGCCACGCCCATGCTGAAGACACTCAGCAATGCCACCACCAAATTCGTGTCAGAG AACAAAACGCTGCCAATCGAAGACACGACGGACTGCCTGAGCACCATGGCCTGCGTGTGCCGAGTCATGCTGGAGACGCC gGAGTATCGCTGCCGTTTTACCAACACAGACACCATGCTCTTCTGCATGCGGGTCATGGTGGGCGTCATAATCCTCTACGACCACGTCCACCCAGTGGGCGCCTTTGCCAAGACCTCCAAGATCGAT ATGAAAGGCTGCATCAAGGTGTTGAAAGAGCAAGATTCCAACAGCGTGGAAGGGCTTCTAAATGCTTTGAA GTACACGACGAGGCACCTAAATGACGATAGCACCTCCAAACAAATCAGAGCCATGCTGCAATGA
- the fam49al gene encoding CYFIP-related Rac1 interactor A isoform X1: MGNLLKVLACTDLEHGQIVFLDFEHAQPTEAETAVWNQVSAVLEEAHGILAELQSYNGAGQEIREAIQNPSDLQLQEKAWNAVCPLVAKLKRFYEFSLRLENALRSLLEALTSPPYAPMQHLEREQALAKQFAEILHFTLSFDELKMTNPAIQNDFSYYRRTISRNRLNNQQLDAENEVNNEMANRMSLFYAEATPMLKTLSNATTKFVSENKTLPIEDTTDCLSTMACVCRVMLETPEYRCRFTNTDTMLFCMRVMVGVIILYDHVHPVGAFAKTSKIDMKGCIKVLKEQDSNSVEGLLNALKYTTRHLNDDSTSKQIRAMLQ, translated from the exons ATGGGAAATCTTCTGAAGGTGTTGGCCTGCACCGACCTCGAGCACGGCCAAATAGTTTTCCTTGACTTTGAAC ATGCCCAACCCACAGAGGCAGAGACGGCAGTGTGGAACCAGGTCAGTGCCGTGCTGGAGGAGGCCCACGGCATCCTGGCGGAGCTGCAATCCTATAACGGAGCGGGCCAGGAGATACGAGAG GCCATTCAGAACCCAAGTGACCTACAGCTGCAGGAGAAGGCCTGGAATGCAgtgtgccccctggtggccaagCTGAAGCGCTTCTATGAATTCTCCCTCAGACTGG AGAACGCGCTGCGCAGCCTGCTGGAGGCGCTGACGAGCCCGCCGTACGCCCCCATGCAGCACCTGGAGCGAGAGCAGGCGCTGGCCAAGCAGTTCGCTGAGATCCTTCACTTCACGCTCAGCTTCGACGAGCTGAAG ATGACCAACCCAGCCATCCAAAATGATTTCAGCTATTACAGGAGGACCATCAGCAGGAACAGGTTAAATAACCAGCAG CTGGATGCCGAAAACGAGGTGAACAATGAGATGGCCAATCGGATGTCACTGTTCTATGCAGAGGCCACGCCCATGCTGAAGACACTCAGCAATGCCACCACCAAATTCGTGTCAGAG AACAAAACGCTGCCAATCGAAGACACGACGGACTGCCTGAGCACCATGGCCTGCGTGTGCCGAGTCATGCTGGAGACGCC gGAGTATCGCTGCCGTTTTACCAACACAGACACCATGCTCTTCTGCATGCGGGTCATGGTGGGCGTCATAATCCTCTACGACCACGTCCACCCAGTGGGCGCCTTTGCCAAGACCTCCAAGATCGAT ATGAAAGGCTGCATCAAGGTGTTGAAAGAGCAAGATTCCAACAGCGTGGAAGGGCTTCTAAATGCTTTGAA GTACACGACGAGGCACCTAAATGACGATAGCACCTCCAAACAAATCAGAGCCATGCTGCAATGA